One stretch of Ptiloglossa arizonensis isolate GNS036 chromosome 7, iyPtiAriz1_principal, whole genome shotgun sequence DNA includes these proteins:
- the LOC143149088 gene encoding uncharacterized protein LOC143149088, which produces MRPIKYWAPLAATVLATVLLLQPIHAEAPVSGSYLPPSTSYGTPNLGGGGGGGSGGYNGGSPSSSYGAPSGGGGGRPSSSYGAPTGGGGGFGGGGGGYNGGGGGGSPSSSYGAPGFGGGGGNGGGGGGFGGGAPSGSYGAPSGGRPSSSYGAPSNGGGRPSSSYGAPSGGGGFGGGRPSSSYGAPSNGGGGGGSYSGGSPSSSYGAPSRGNGGGRPSSSYGAPGSGGGGPSSSYGAPTGGGGGFGRPSSSYGTPSTGGGSFGGSGGYSGGGGGYSGGNGGGGYSGGNGGGYSGGGGGGYSGGNGGGYSGGNGGGYSGGGGNGGYSGGGGGGGGYSGGGGGGYSGGGGGGYSGGGGGNGGGGQSYASNGGYQY; this is translated from the exons ATGAGGCCCATAAAATACTGGGCCCCCCTGGCAGCGACCGTGCTCGCCACGGTGCTGCTTCTTCAGCCCATTCACGCCGAGG CACCAGTCTCGGGTAGCTACTTACCACCATCAACGAGCTATGGCACACCGAATCTAGGTggcggaggaggaggcggaAGCGGAGGCTACAATGGTGGATCCCCGTCCTCTTCTTACGGTGCACctagcggtggcggcggtggtcgtCCGTCTTCTAGCTACGGAGCACCtaccggtggcggtggcggtttTGGCGGAGGTGGCGGAGGATATAACGGAGGCGGTGGAGGTGGTTCACCATCCTCTAGTTACGGTGCCCCTGGcttcggcggtggcggcggtaacggcggcggcggtggtggattTGGCGGTGGCGCACCGTCCGGCAGCTATGGGGCTCCATCCGGTGGAAGACCATCCAGCAGCTATGGAGCACCCTCCAACGGAGGCGGCAGACCCTCGAGTAGTTACGGTGCACCGTCCGGCGGTGGTGGATTCGGCGGTGGAAGACCTTCCAGCAGTTATGGCGCTCCTTCCAACggaggtggtggtggcggcAGCTATTCCGGCGGATCCCCTTCGTCGAGCTACGGCGCACCGTCGCGTGGAAACGGGGGTGGAAGGCCATCCTCTTCTTACGGAGCACCGGGCTCCGGCGGTGGGGGCCCGTCCAGTAGCTATGGTGCGCCaaccggtggcggtggcggattCGGAAGACCATCTTCGAGTTACGGTACACCTAGCACCGGTGGTGGCAGTTTCGGAGG CTCTGGCGGATATTCCGGAGGCGGAGGTGGTTACTCTGGAGGAAACGGAGGTGGTGGTTACTCCGGAGGAAACGGTGGTGGCTACTCTggaggcggcggtggcggctacTCCGGTGGAAACGGAGGTGGCTACTCTGGAGGAAACGGTGGTGGCTACTCTGGAGGAGGTGGTAACGGTGGCTACTCTGGAGGAGGCGGAGGTGGAGGTGGCTACTCTGGAGGAGGCGGAGGTGGTTATTCTGGAGGAGGCGGTGGTGGTTACTCCGGCGGTGGGGGTGGAAACGGCGGAGGTGGTCAAAGCTATGCTAGCAACGGAGGTTATCAATATTAA
- the LOC143149613 gene encoding uncharacterized protein LOC143149613, whose translation MKLLFALYCIYLIIGFDIADGNIPLPQPGDSQSNLSSNCQIPKCPTIKILDGEERVITLPYPLDCLQYVECKGSESRILPCPPDEVFDKNTFTCGPRSRVRCVPCYEEAP comes from the exons ATGAAATTGCTTTTTGCTCTCTATTGCATTTACTTGATTATTGGGTTTGACATCGCCGATGGGAACATACCACTACCGCAACCAGGTGACTCTCAAAGTAATCTCTCGTCAAATTGTCAGATTCCAAAATGTCCGACGATAAAAATCTTGGACGGCGAAGAGAGAGTAATTACTTTACCGTATCCACTGGATTGCTTGCAGTACGTTGAATGCAAAGGATCGGAATCTCGTATACTTCCTTGTCCACCCGATGAAGTCTTTGACAAG AATACATTTACCTGTGGCCCGCGAAGCAGAGTGCGCTGCGTACCCTGTTATGAAGAAGCGCCATGA
- the Cht gene encoding choline transporter produces MINIAGIISIVLFYVLILGVGIWAARKKEAGNDSEEEVMLAGRSIGLFVGIFTMTATWVGGGYINGTAEAIYTRGLVWCQAPFGYALSLVFGGIFFANKMREQGYITMLDPLQDAFGERMGGLLFLPALCGEVFWAAGILAALGATLAVIIDMNQGASVILSACIAVFYTLFGGLYSVAYTDVIQLFCIFIGLWMCIPFAWSNPKVESLSSMDVDWIGEVEPEEYWSYVDYGLLLIFGGIPWQVYFQRVLSSKTAGRAQVLSYVAAIGCILMAIPPVLIGAIAKATPWNETGYTGPYPLTVDQTSMILPMVLQYLTPDFVSFFGLGAVSAAVMSSADSSILSASSMFARNVYKLIFRQRASEMEIIWVMRVGIGVVGVLSTVMALTIPSIYGLWSMCSDLVYVILFPQLLMVVHFKEYCNTYGSLSAYIIAFLVRISGGEPLMGLPALIHYPGYDEETNTQAFPFRTMAMLMSLVTLICVSYGTQVAFLTGRLAPGYDIFKCVVNIPEDVERVGPDPAEGEQMAVLAAGAGRLYGSKDESNGRVNPALEPDYDMDPGYKVTGAPEGVVGGGGGGGAGVQLVPHGPNVPRQSQSSTAF; encoded by the exons ATGATCAACATTGCCGGTATTATCTCAATCGTCCTATTCTACGTGCTGATCCTAGGCGTAGGAATATGGGCGGCCAGGAAGAAAGAAGCCGGGAACGACTCCGAGGAAGAAGTCATGCTAGCGGGTCGCTCAATTGGACTGTTCGTTGGAATATTTACGATGACGGCGACTTGGGTCGGCGGTGGTTATATCAACGGTACCGCCGAAGCGATCTACACGAGAGGACTCGTTTGGTGTCAGGCGCCATTCGGATATGCCCTCAGCCTTGTTTTTG gtgGTATATTCTTCGCAAACAAAATGCGGGAACAGGGGTACATCACGATGTTAGATCCTCTTCAAGATGCGTTTGGTGAACGCATGGGAGGTCTTTTGTTTCTTCCTGCCCTTTGTGGCGAGGTCTTCTGGGCTGCGGGTATTTTAGCAGCTCTAGGTGCTACATTAGCAGTCATCATCGATATGAACCAGGGTGCATCTGTTATTTTGAGCGCCTGTATCGCAGTTTTTTACACTCTCTTCGGAGGTCTTTATTCTGTTGCTTATACTGACGTTATTCAGCTTTTTTGCATCTTCATCGGGCTG TGGATGTGTATTCCTTTCGCCTGGTCGAATCCGAAGGTAGAATCCCTTAGTTCCATGGATGTGGATTGGATCGGTGAAGTGGAGCCGGAGGAATATTGGTCTTACGTAGATTACGGGCTCTTGTTGATATTCGGTGGCATTCCGTGGCAAGTGTACTTTCAACGGGTCTTGTCTTCGAAAACGGCAGGAAGAGCCCAAGTGTTGAGTTATGTGGCTGCGATAGGTTGTATCCTGATGGCTATTCCGCCTGTCTTGATCGGAGCAATCGCCAAAGCAACGC CTTGGAACGAAACGGGATACACCGGTCCTTATCCTTTAACCGTGGATCAAACAAGCATGATTCTACCAATGGTTTTGCAGTATTTGACACCagatttcgtttcctttttcgggTTAGGCGCAGTATCGGCAGCAGTGATGTCTTCGGCAGATAGTAGCATCCTTTCGGCTAGCTCCATGTTCGCCAGAAACGTGTATAAATTGATCTTCCGTCAGAGG GCGTCGGAAATGGAGATCATCTGGGTGATGAGAGTGGGAATAGGCGTAGTCGGCGTATTGAGCACGGTGATGGCGTTGACGATACCTTCGATCTACGGGCTTTGGTCCATGTGCTCGGACCTGGTCTACGTGATCCTCTTCCCACAGCTATTGATGGTGGTCCACTTCAAAGAATACTGCAACACTTACGGCAGTCTGTCCGCTTACATAATAGCTTTCCTGGTGAGGATCAGCGGCGGTGAACCGTTGATGGGTCTACCCGCGTTGATCCACTATCCGGGATACGACGAGGAAACAAACACCCAGGCGTTTCCCTTCAGAACCATGGCGATGTTGATGTCGTTGGTAACATTGATATGCGTGTCGTATGGTACGCAAGTTGCCTTCCTCACCGGTAGATTGGCACCTGGCTACGATATCTTCAAGTGTGTCGTTAATATACCGGAAGACGTCGAAAGGGTCGGGCCAGACCCGGCAGAAGGTGAACAAATGGCTGTCCTGGCTGCCGGTGCCGGTAGGCTATACGGTAGCAAGGACGAATCGAACGGACGAGTCAATCCTGCACTCGAGCCGGACTACGATATGGATCCGGGATACAAGGTTACCGGGGCTCCGGAAGGTGTCGTCGGTGGAGGCGGCGGAGGTGGAGCCGGTGTACAGCTGGTGCCCCATGGACCGAACGTGCCACGACAGTCACAATCCAGCACCGCGTTCTAA